Proteins from a single region of Merismopedia glauca CCAP 1448/3:
- the gmd gene encoding GDP-mannose 4,6-dehydratase, which translates to MTERKRALITGITGQDGSYLTEFLLEKDYEVHGIIRRTSTFNTDRLDHIYVDPHNPEARLFLHYGDLTDGVTLRRILEEIQPVEIYNLGAQSHVRVSFDCPEYTVDAVGMGTLRILEAIRDYQRRTGIQVRFYQAGSSEMFGKVQDVPQRETTPFYPRSPYACAKVYAHWQTVNHRESYGMFACNGILFNHESPRRGETFVTRKITRALARIVAGTQKKLYLGNLDSKRDWGYAKDYVKAMWLMLQQDEPDDYVIATGETYSVKQFLEEAFRYVNLNWQDYVEFDERYLRPTEVDLLIGDPTKAKQKLGWQPAVTFSELVALMVEADLQALGITATNGAGSQKAQDIATIRHAGATHD; encoded by the coding sequence ATGACAGAACGGAAGCGCGCCCTAATTACCGGCATTACGGGTCAAGATGGCTCTTATTTGACCGAATTTTTACTAGAAAAAGATTATGAAGTTCACGGCATTATTCGTCGGACTTCTACATTTAACACAGATCGCCTCGATCATATTTATGTAGACCCCCATAATCCCGAAGCCAGGTTATTTTTACATTATGGGGATCTAACTGATGGAGTCACTTTACGACGGATTTTAGAAGAAATTCAACCTGTAGAAATATATAATTTGGGCGCTCAATCCCATGTGCGGGTGAGCTTTGATTGTCCAGAATATACTGTAGATGCAGTCGGAATGGGAACGTTACGGATTCTCGAAGCGATTCGCGACTACCAACGGCGCACGGGGATTCAAGTTAGATTCTACCAAGCTGGCTCTTCAGAAATGTTTGGTAAAGTCCAAGACGTACCTCAAAGAGAAACTACCCCGTTTTACCCCAGAAGTCCTTATGCTTGTGCTAAAGTTTATGCTCATTGGCAAACTGTGAATCATCGCGAGTCCTATGGGATGTTTGCTTGCAATGGCATCTTGTTTAATCACGAGTCTCCCAGACGGGGTGAAACTTTCGTCACTCGCAAGATTACTAGAGCTTTAGCTCGAATTGTCGCAGGAACTCAGAAAAAACTATATCTAGGTAACCTAGATTCCAAAAGGGATTGGGGTTATGCGAAAGATTACGTCAAAGCTATGTGGCTGATGTTACAGCAAGATGAACCAGATGACTATGTGATTGCGACAGGGGAAACTTATTCTGTCAAGCAGTTTTTGGAAGAAGCTTTCCGTTATGTCAATCTGAATTGGCAAGATTATGTAGAATTTGATGAGCGCTATTTGCGACCAACTGAGGTAGATTTACTAATTGGCGATCCGACTAAAGCGAAACAGAAATTAGGTTGGCAACCTGCGGTAACATTCTCGGAGTTGGTAGCTTTGATGGTAGAAGCAGATTTGCAAGCTCTAGGAATCACAGCCACTAATGGTGCTGGTTCTCAGAAAGCTCAAGATATTGCGACGATTCGCCACGCGGGAGCTACTCACGATTAA